From Aquabacter sp. L1I39, the proteins below share one genomic window:
- a CDS encoding 2Fe-2S iron-sulfur cluster-binding protein, translating into MPQILFIESDGAEHAVAAPTGQSLMQVATAAGVPGIIGECGGSCSCATCHVYLDPADLSLAPAMEPGESDMLDFAASPREAGSRLGCQVIVTSDMDGLRVRIPETQV; encoded by the coding sequence ATGCCCCAGATCCTCTTCATCGAATCCGATGGCGCCGAACATGCGGTCGCCGCTCCCACCGGCCAGTCGCTCATGCAGGTGGCGACCGCTGCCGGCGTGCCGGGCATCATCGGCGAGTGCGGCGGCTCGTGCTCCTGCGCCACCTGCCATGTCTATCTCGACCCGGCGGACCTCTCCTTGGCGCCTGCCATGGAGCCGGGGGAAAGCGACATGCTGGACTTCGCCGCCAGCCCCCGCGAGGCCGGCAGCCGCCTGGGCTGCCAGGTGATCGTGACCTCGGACATGGACGGCCTGCGGGTGCGCATCCCGGAAACGCAGGTCTGA
- a CDS encoding NAD(P)/FAD-dependent oxidoreductase codes for MTDGTPSLPASVVIVGAGHGGFNLALALRQARYAGAITLIGDEPDLPYQRPPLSKAALAAGAQTSALWHRPPDYYEKEGITLRMGARVEAIDRAHRQVELQGGERLSYDALVLATGARNRRLAVPGVEKAGVLYLRTADEALKLQALMPAAQRLVVVGAGFIGLEVAAVARARGLEVTVLEREDRVLSRALSPAMSALVEEVQRGLGTELRFGAGVREIVGDEKVSGVLLQDGTLLPADLVLIGIGVEPNSELAQTAGLAVEGGILVDDRLGTSDPAISAIGDCAVHPNPFASQPIRVESVQNATDQARLVAKRIMGEQVSAYDAVPWFWSDQGPLKLQIAGLTQGHDTAIVQRGEAPGTGSVLCFRDGRFLGVESANRPADHMAARQMLARGIALSPQDVGEGFDLKAYAKEALSKAAVAPAA; via the coding sequence ATGACAGACGGTACGCCTTCCCTCCCCGCCTCGGTGGTGATCGTCGGCGCCGGCCATGGCGGCTTCAACCTGGCGCTCGCCTTGCGCCAGGCCCGCTATGCCGGTGCCATCACCCTCATCGGCGACGAGCCGGACCTGCCCTATCAGCGGCCCCCGCTCTCCAAGGCTGCGCTGGCAGCGGGGGCGCAGACGTCCGCGCTCTGGCATCGGCCGCCGGATTATTATGAGAAGGAAGGCATCACCCTGCGCATGGGCGCGCGGGTGGAAGCCATCGACCGCGCGCATCGGCAGGTGGAGCTTCAAGGCGGTGAGCGCCTGTCCTATGACGCGCTCGTGCTCGCCACCGGCGCGCGCAACCGCCGCCTCGCCGTGCCCGGCGTGGAGAAAGCCGGCGTCCTCTATCTGCGCACGGCGGATGAAGCCTTGAAGCTCCAGGCCCTGATGCCGGCCGCGCAGCGCCTCGTGGTGGTGGGCGCGGGCTTTATCGGCCTGGAAGTGGCCGCCGTCGCGCGCGCCCGAGGGCTGGAGGTGACGGTTCTGGAACGGGAGGACCGGGTGCTCTCCCGCGCCTTGTCGCCGGCCATGTCGGCTCTCGTTGAAGAGGTGCAGCGCGGCCTCGGGACTGAGCTTCGGTTCGGCGCTGGCGTGCGGGAAATCGTGGGCGACGAAAAGGTGAGCGGCGTCCTCCTCCAGGACGGAACCCTCCTGCCGGCGGACCTCGTCCTCATCGGCATCGGCGTCGAGCCCAATTCCGAACTGGCGCAGACGGCAGGCCTTGCGGTGGAAGGCGGCATCCTGGTGGATGACCGGCTCGGCACATCGGACCCCGCCATCTCTGCCATCGGCGATTGCGCCGTGCATCCCAACCCCTTCGCCAGCCAGCCCATCCGGGTGGAATCGGTGCAGAACGCCACCGACCAGGCGCGCCTGGTGGCGAAGCGCATCATGGGCGAGCAGGTCTCGGCCTATGACGCCGTGCCGTGGTTCTGGAGCGACCAGGGCCCGTTGAAATTGCAGATCGCCGGCCTCACCCAGGGCCATGACACCGCCATCGTGCAGCGGGGCGAGGCACCGGGCACCGGCTCCGTGCTGTGCTTCCGCGACGGGCGTTTCCTGGGCGTCGAGAGCGCCAACCGCCCGGCCGACCATATGGCGGCCCGGCAGATGCTGGCGCGGGGCATTGCCCTCAGCCCGCAGGATGTGGGCGAAGGCTTCGACCTGAAGGCCTATGCCAAGGAAGCCCTTTCCAAGGCTGCCGTGGCACCCGCCGCCTGA